A stretch of DNA from Takifugu flavidus isolate HTHZ2018 chromosome 13, ASM371156v2, whole genome shotgun sequence:
TTTGTCTGGCAGTGTCTGAGCTTCAGGAGGAGGGCATCAACGCCATCAACCTCCCTCTCAGCCCGACCCACTACGAGCTCGATCCAGAGGACACCATGTTGGGTAATCTCTTACACGTGCCCGCTCTTTTGTTCATATTTACATGctggtttttattttacaataaaaccTTTTGTAAGCCTGCAAGCTAACACGCGTGTTGgctttgtcattttaaagaggaaaatgaagtgCGCACCATGGTCGATCCCAACTCCAAGAATGACCGCAAACTTCAGGAGCTCATGAAGGTAATTAAATGAATGACATGTTTATCGTTGGGATAGCAGACGGCTTTCTACTTGGACGTGCACAGTCTCCACTGATATGTGGTTTTAAGTGAATATGTCAAAGTAAAACCAGGAGCAACCAGATGTGTAGAACCGAATTTGTTCAACACTTCagaacattttcattatttaatcaagTCCTTGAAAGCTCTTCCTAACCCTTTTCCTTTTCATGTGGTGAACATTCTTCAAACAAATGTACAGTCATGTAAAATGTTCAGCTAAATTTGAGGAAAGGACAGAATTTTTTAGACAGAATCATTTCTCTGATAGAGATGCATTTGAGGTTAAGGTAGTTGACCATCTCCCATACAAGTCCTGGGTTCATTTAATATAATGGAACAGTAAATGTTCGCCTCACCCAACCGCTTCTTCGAATCGTACCGTCAGCGTTGTAAACGTGGCTCCACTGGAAGCAAAAGTCTGAAAAGCTGGGAGTCACTTAACTGTGAATGGCTGAATGTAACATTCCCTCCCTCTAACATTTTCAAACATCaccttttaaaaacatcttGAAGTTGGGAAATACTGACCCAAGTTCCAGCTATCACCAAGTAGTGCTTTATTTTGACATTACAGGTGTTGATTGACTGGATAAATGACGTTCTAGTGGGGGAGAGAATCATTGTCAAGGATCTGGCTGAAGATCTGTATGATGGACAGGTCTTGCAAAAACTCTTTGGTAAGCTTGAAGCTACGGGGTACTTGTGAAATAAAGATCACCGAGTCCCCAGAGTAAACATGAATGTTTCATTACTGTTTGAAATAATGATGCGCAGCAGGTTCTGCAACATTAATCTTTGTTTCTGAATCTTGGGCTTCAGAAAAGCTGGAAGGTGAGAAACTGAATGTGGCCGAGGTGACCCAGTCGGAGATCGCCCAGAAACAGAAGCTGCAGACGGTTCTGGAACGCATCAACGACTCCCTTAAACTTTCCAGCAGGAACATTCGCTGGAACGTTGACTGTAAGGCCAGCTTCAgccttttttatatatatttatcgaAGTGAAAAGCAACAATATTGTCAACTAATTTAAAAGGTGATGTGGCCCTTATAGATCAAAATCATTTGAAAGCAGCTTATAAAGACAAGTTTGAAGTGTTATTggtaattcatttttaaatataggaATAGGAGACATTTCATGGGTGTTGTTTGGTTTGTctgttgtattattattttgttatttccTCCGCAGCCCTTGATCCCTGCTGGGCTGCTCTGAAACGCGAAAGAATTTTCACATCATGGGGACAGAAAGAGTGTTTATTATCCTCACTGCCGAGGCTGATGGAACTGTTGCTCACTGCAGCTTGTTATTACATGAAATGATGGCAGCAATCGAGTGCTTCCTTTACTTTCCCCACACTGTTAGCAGACCTCCGCGGTAAAACGCGGTGCGTGCATGAGTGGCTGAAGGGCAGAGGACGGAAGACATGCGGGACAGACGCAGGGAAGACAGGAGATCCTTTAATACTCTATGTAAAGCTTATTAGGTTGATTTCAGGCCTACATGAGTCAATAATCTTATATTGTGCTACGACCATAGAGCCTTGTGTTTATGAGTAAGATGTGGAAAAATCTAATGGAAGGAAACAGATTGGCAATGAGAAAAGGAATATTTTTGCCAAAGTAGTACATTTGAAAAACTAAGGGAATTAAGTTGAAATCATATTGTATTCTTAGATGGGCCCTCTGTTTGGCCTTGAAAAGTATTTTGATGAGATATCTTTGCAAATGCTAAAGAGCACAGTGGAATGTAATTGATTTTTGCAGGGGTTTTTATTTGAGCAGCTTGCTTTTAAATTGGTTCACTTTTGTTTGCCCTgactttcacccccccccccccccgcatctaCAATAACTTATGTGAATCCTGTCATGCAGCAGGGATCTAATAGGTTTTATGAGGGCTTTTAGCTTTCTCTCTCTGATTTGCTATTAACCACGGCGTACAATCAAAGGCTTACTGCATACACTTAATTGATCCTTTTTGGTTGCAGTATCCCAAGATAAATCCAATTTATTCACATGGCTAGAGACATGTTGGACAGTATAGTGATTGAATTCAGTCTGTCTGCTTGACTTTTAAGGGTGTAGAGTGTGTGTCACGCTTCACCACAGCTCCTGTGTGCTTGTATTTGCCAATGGAATTGTGTCCCAGCCATATGATATAGTTAGCACCTAAAGATTTCTTCTCATTGTGTGTCACATTTTAAGATTTAAATAACCTGCCTTGCTTGCTGGACCTGTATAGTCTGTTCTATAATTCAGTttgtgcctctgtgtgtttttttcctcttagcTGTTCATGCTAAGAGCATAGTTGCTATCCTGCATCTGCTCGTGGCTCTGTCACAACACTTCAGAGCACCAATTAGATTGCCAGACCATGTTTCCATCCAAGTTGTGGTTGTCCAGGTGGGTGTAACATGATGTTTATGCATGACGGACAGCTCTCTTTTGTTCGGTTGTCAGTTATGTCCGGTGCTCTTCTGTGTTTCAATTTTCTAGAAAAGAGAGGGCATCCTCCAGTCCCGACAAATTGAAGAGGAAATCACTGGCAACACGGAGTAAGCGCCCCTTCTATTCACTTTCCCTTCGTCATGTTGTTTGCGCTGGGCTTTAGTACAACCCGACGCATAATATTCCTCTCATTACATTCACATGatttaaagaaggaaaaaaagaagagatggtCTTCATCCAATACTTGCATACTCCAATTTCTCTTTGCGAAAAGAGTTGTGCTATTAAACTATTAATAATAGCATTTGATCATGTTGGCATACTTGACTCGCACAAGCTTATTTTCCTCCCTTTGAGCCTGTCCTGCAGCCTGACGGCAGCAACCAGGGAGATAACAGCAGGGCCAAAGCACACAAGCATATTCATTTTGTCATGGTGGATGGATCCACTGTTaataacacaacacacactcgcacggtCACAGTGGAGATGTGGTTATTACCTCTGTGTGAGAATCGCTGCCCGGACCTCCTTCCCTTTGCCATCACATATTAGACCATGACCACGTGTgagcactttgtgtgtgtgtgcttgccaTTTCTTGCTGGCCTGCCCACTGTGATATCTCTTCCTCTGGGATCCTCACACTCCAGTGCtccctcatcccccccccctccccccaccatcACACCACCCTTCCCACCGCAATAGACACAGACAAGCGGAGTCCTCCGTTCCTTTAAATCTTCATGTCGAGACAGCCACGTCTTCACTCATTGTATCACACCCCAGCAGTATTGTCGTGCCGTAGAGAGGACGGCATTGTGCTGTATTATGCCATCATTGTGAATGTTGGCCCAGTGAAGATATCCGGGTCATTTGAATACCCAAGGTTTACCTCTAGTTATTGTTAATCAAATTATGATGCCATGGCTGCATTGTATTGTCATTTCAGTGATTCAGACCTTCCAACACTCTGTTTTCTACAATGACGAACCCAGAAGCCattgtgtctttatttatttattttgaatggTCACGCCAGAATTGGTTAATATGCAGAAACTGCATCCGATCTGTTTGTCTCACGTGTTTTCCActttctttcccctctctcAGGGCTCTGTCCGGCAGACATGGTACGTCGTCAGGGCGGATGAGTACATGAAGCAATATTCTCCTCGGGGATGTTTAAGTAGTCCCactgtttttgcattttgtcGTTGACAGAGCGCGATGCCTTCGACACCTTGTTCGATCACGCCCCGGATAAACTGAATGTTGTGAAAAAGgtagtgttgttgttttaaaaaacaatacaAACATTCAAAGGGGTGAACACAGCAGGTGTCTGTAGTTCCTTCTAGCTTATGTATACGAGTTAATGCCATTTAATTGAACTCTTTTTCAACAGACATTGATTACATTTGTCAACAAGCATCTAAACAAGCTGAACCTTGAGGTGACTGAATTGGACACACAGGTAATTTCTGTTGCAAAACTGCTTCAAAATCCAGCTCAGTTGATCTATAAACCGACTTTGGGAGCTAATAATCTCCTCGTTACAGTGATGCTCTCCTTAATCACCCATAGTCACATACCTGGCCACTGTAAGTGTTCAAATTCCTGATCGTGCTGCTGTGACAGTTTGCAGATGGCGTCTATTTGGTGTTACTGATGGGACTGTTGGAAGGATACTTTGTGCCGCTCTACAACTTTTTCCTGACACCTGAGAATTTTGACCAAAAGGTAAATTTATCTAAAATATAGGTGAGGCCATTTTCCCATCATTAGTGTGGTGACAGGCTGCATCGACAGAATAACAGTAAAATATTAAAGGACATAATGAGTTGAATGGTGTCCTTCACTTTTTAGTGCACACAGACGCAGCTTCACGTGATACGATGGTTTTTATGATATAAAAGTGTTAGTTGACAAGTGTTGCTTCCATCAGGATGTTAAACATGGCAGTGTTTACTTCACAGCTCTGATTTATTCCCACCCTTGACAAAAGAAGCATAGTTAATAATTCAAGGCGTGCGATGTCCCcagaaaaggatttttaaaGCTACCTCCTCACACGAGTGCTGCGTTCACTCCACTGACTTTAtttacagaaaaagaaacattattCTCACCTTCCCACCTGTCTGAACTATATCTTCACACACTGGCTGCAGGTTTTTCAATTGCTGTTTCATTTTAAGAGATGATTAGATTTACAAGAGATTAGAGAGATTCTTGTAGTTTCTGCCAAATGtgtgaagaaggaaaaaaaaactatatatatgtgtgtgtataagagTATATATGCGTTTGGTTTATAGTTATTATTCATTGGCTTTTTGGTCGTAGTCGAAGTATCGATGGTATTATCAGTGTTATCATGTGTAGCGATGTGCATGTGCAGACTGCGCTCCTCTAGTGCgctcatattcacacacacaccatgcacacacacaccctgtttcCCCTGCATGTAACAGCACAATTTGGGAATACTTTCGAGCTGCAGATAAAGATAGTGTGAGCTGTGAAGCCCGTTACTGTGGCAACATCCCAaatttaaacaaacacattaaatacaTCCAAAGTAATACAATGGCAAAAATTCCTCTCCTGTGTATTATTATAATCACaataaaggagggaaaaacacaccTAATGATGATCATGTAAAAAGaacttttccaaaataaaagcatgttgcGGATTTCCTCTTGATTCCAGATTTAGCAGCATCACCCACCTCCACTTTATGATGTAAATCACTGAGGTCAACCTTGGTTGTCTGAAATGTGCATTATAAAAAAGTTGATTTGGCTTGGGTTGTTAAAGATGATTTCAGAAAACTTTGAGCAGTTGAGAGAGTTGTGGGAAATATTAAGTGACACCATACATTTATGTCCTTTTTTCGCCATTGAGCAAGGTAAATTGGGGGAATTTTCTACCAGGGGATCTTCAATTATGTACCTGGGATTTTGGAAAACCTTTGTGCATTTCCACTGAAATTATCTGGAGAAAAATATTTTCCCCAACCCCCAAATTTCTCTGAAAAGGAGCCGTTGGCGGGCTAAGACTTTTGAGCTATCCCTTAATTCTTGAGGGTAATGACTGTATACTGAAGGACACTGGTGCCTAAAGCACAGCAGTAGCCTTTATTTAACTTCTACACGCTTAAGCTTGTTGGCACGTTGGTGTATTATGACTATATttttcaaaaaaagagagatttaCAAAATATAGTCGCCGTATTGTgaggaaaatgtggaaaaattgCAGTAGCTGAAATATTCTGCCAAGAAGTTTTAAGactgaaagaaaaaagtcaaaagAGTGCTAGAAAAAGGTCTGAAAATTGGTTATAAAGGGTTGGAAATCTGTGTGGAATAGGTACAGAAAATTGTGAAGGAAAAGGAGTTGAAATAGACATTTATTGGTCGTCCGGCAGTTAAAAATACAGAAAGTGTCTTCTTACAGCGTACTTTGAAATTGGTTTCAAAAATAGGCAAATACACTTTGACTAATATTTTGACTATTTTCCACCCTAATttggcattttttttctttctcatggAATGGTCCTAAATATGTGAGTTTGCATGTATGTTTTGTGTTTCCATATGGAAAATGCAGCAGGGATCATTTCACTGTGTCTTCCGCTGAGTAAATTCAGGCTGGAGCTAAATTTTGGGCGCGCGTAGGCACAGATTTGAAGAATCCTAAGAATATTATAAGCAGCTAAAGGACCGCAACAGTTGCCTTACCTCTTCACCATACATCATCAGGCTGATTGAATGAAGATTGCCAGGAAATTAAATTCTGGTAATAAAAGTTCCTGGAAATGTCGGTCGAAAAGAAGCTAATGATAATTGTTGCAATTGTGATATTGGAGAGAAAAAACTGTGGAATGCTCTTACCGGAAAGTTGCCGTTCTGCACAATACATGAACGTAAAACTTCTTCCTTATCTGAAACCCTTTTTCTTTGGGATGCATGAAAGACGGGGTTATGATCTATCTTCCATCCTGACCTATTGTTAAAGAAACACTGAATCGATACTCCATTTCTGAGGAGCCGTGTGCGCTTGGTCGTTTAAATGCCATCTGCTTCCCCAGAGCCCTTCCCCTTGCATAGCCATCTATGTCCTCTTCACTGGCCTCTGTTGTACTCTGGTATTTTGAACAGGCAATCTGCAAAGACACCACAGTAGCcttttgtttgggtcttggccAGAACCCTCTGCCAAACCTCAGAGCAGAATGTGCTTGAGTGCTGCATTGTACACAgctaaacacacaaatacacacactcctGGCCTGGAAAGCGGGCAGCAGACCCACAGCATCTGTAATCTCCTTTTGCACAGGGAAACACTGGAGTGGCTTATGGGCTCGCTGCTGTTCCTCCgtccgtgtgtctgtgtgcatccagGATATATGGAGGGTGATCTGCAGATGCAGCATAAGGGATGGCACTCGGCTCTCTGCTGCAGGCAATTCTTTTTTGATCGAAACAGATGCTAAATTTTACAGAATACGCCCTTCACGGTTTAAGCATGTTGGGTCCATCACATCAGGATAAACAGTCGCTCACAAATACAAAACGATggcgttttttaaaaaaacatttaatctttTCTTATCTACCGATGGAAGTCTGACCCAGAGGAAACCGCTGTTATTACTGTCATAGTTGCAGAGATTAGACTGGCTCTGCTCCTTCTGTTTCTCGGAATGCAGCAGCATTTCCACCATGTCCTGAACGCAGTGGTGAGCGAGGCAGCAGAgtgtttgagctgctgctgaaagcTTAAGGTCCGACAGAAGAGTTGGAAGAGCTCAGCTTCTCTAACACCAAGGCTGAATGAGTTCCTCCCTCAATTGACAATTGTAAATCTGTCACTGATTTATTGGGCCTTAATAATCCCATAATGTGCCTTACAGGTCCACAACGTGTCCTTTGCATTTGAACTCATGCAGGACGGAGGCCTGGAGAGACCAAAGCCTCGACCAGAGGGTAAGACGCAtctttaaacaaacacaggcaTGATTTTCCAGCCGACATGTTGTAATTAGGCAGCTAGGAGACCCATGCGCTGATGCTGGCGTCCTCATCACTGAGCAGTTAACACATTCAGtgttatattaatattattatatcTAATATTAtcaacttcctcttctttttgtttttgtagacATAGTGAACTGTGACCTGAAATCAACACTGCGCGTCCTCTACAACCTCTTCAGCAGGTACCGCAATTTTGACTGAGCACCACAAGGACAAATTCTGAAGccagtgtttttgtcttttattgccTTCTCATTATAGCAGAAAATGTTGTTATTGCACACATCACCTTCTGTCCCTCttgagattttcttttatttaccgGAAAAAGATACTCGTTTTGTCACCCAAATTTCAATATTTATCTTTTAAATAGTCTTACTGATGCCTGAACTGAATAAAACGGCCGTGATTAATGTGTAATGAAGAGCTGACATGACAACcaagatgttttaaaataacttttgggggttttttttgtatttattgtaCATTCTGGAAAGCTTGTTCTTACATTTCCACCTGCGTtattctcttctctctgcttgCTTTGAACGTATCCTCCCTATCATGGATGCATGTGCGCTCCTTTTGTCCAAACACTACCAAATTCTTTTGGGACATTGAGACGAACAGCAGCCGTTCACTGTTTTTATGCTTCATGTCCTACtgtcttatttttaaatgagttACACTGAATCGTAAAcagttttcttttccatttattCATATTCATTAGACACTAGAACACTACAAATGCTTTAACTTTTTTGTAcaagataaataaatagaattaaaaaaaatatatatcctCCAATCGTTCATCTTTCCTGGACCTCTACCAGACACCTGGGAGCTTTTAGCTGTTCCTAGCTGTTCCTAGCTGTTCCTAGCTGTTCCTAGCTGTTCCGAGCACAGCATCGTTGTTCCTGGGCTCTGCTAGAGCCACCCACACAACCAGGGTGTCACAGCCCCACACACACGATTCTCCACAtccaataaatgtgtttaattaatATTTTCAGTTGGAATTAGAGGTGTTGACATTCCTCTCAGATGAACAGTTTTCTAACCAAACAAACTGGGTCGAAGGAAAAGTGAACCCCAAACATTCTCCTTTTCAACGATGTCATTGTGTAAAATAAACTTTCTAAATTGGAGTTGACCCCCAATCCACCACGCTGACCATCACTGGCCTGCTACACAAAGGATGAAGAGGCACGTTTACCTTCACACATTCCATAGCAGCttttgagaggaaatgaaaatgcgtgcatgtgtgttggttGTGTTTGTCCATGTAAACAATCTAACGTCCTAACGCCTCCATTGGTTATATGTCTGGGTGATTGTCAAGGATTCGTTCATCCACAGTGGAAAACCCACAGCCTTGATATGTACAGTGTGTCAGTTAAGGGCCGGGAAGCACTTTCCACCCGTAATGGTATCTGGGGAGACTTGCGCTCTCAAATACTTTCATGTTGGGTGCAACAGATTGTGAGGGATGTGCAACCATCTTCTGATCATTTGCTCTCCTGTGCTGCCTCGTCTAGGGAACAATCGAGCTGCTCCAGTTATTACTGTTACATTATTGTTATTGCATTATTGTTACATTGTCCTTCAGGCGCGCGGGGACGTGTTCCTCTGATTGAAGACACCACAGTAATGGAGAGCTGCTGCGTGCATGACAGTTGGTTTAAAATGTGTCATCTGTCTTGAGAGTTAATGTTATTCTTGGCTGAATAGATTTAGCCTCAACATAGCTGGGTTTTGTTTGCTATTTCTGGTTTTACTGAAAGGAAATTATTAAAGTCAtgcattgtttaaaaaaaaaaaaaaaaaaaaaagctgaattagcatattttatttttttaaatctgctacATAATGTGGTGAAACTACACTGTATATTTACATAAAATTTTTTTTACTCCGCATTATAGTTCAGACGTAAACTCTAATCTATCACCTGATTCAAATTGAGCTTTTTTTATGGGAAAAATTAGAAATGTtggaaaaataataacaatgaaCACATTTTCTCATATTTCCAAAATACCCACAGTCATAACAATACAACCCATTGAAAGCccaaagcagaagaaaaaagtaTTTCCCattaatataataaatacataTAACCTTCAGAAATGTTCACACAATCACTGCGCAGCATTGACTGAATCATCATTTTCAAAAAATAATTCAGTCCTTTGAAGTTCTATAACCAACTTCTATGACCAAAATCACCATCATTTTCAGACAAGTTGGCCACAAAGAGAAGCTGATTGGTCCAGCCGACACTCCTGGAAGGCACCAGTGTTACACCAGCTCCTGCTATGGATgccactgacctctgacctctttacAAATTGGCCCAAGAGAAATGGACGTTTTCCTTATGGGGATCAATAATATATCACATTATTATATTATGGGGCTTCAGCTGAAGGGCTCAGTCATATAGGGCAATGATGTTTTGCTGATCCTCCACTTGGGTAATATTACAGATTAGAGCAGGAATGCTTCATCACTCAAACGTATTAAGGTAGTGTTATTTGCCTCCAGTCTTACCTTATATTCATTATAAACTCAACGCCATGTAGATGCAAGATCTCCCTTATCCATACTGGACTAACAGAGGCTGTTATTAAGTCATACAAATCTCATTTACATTCGTTATTCTGCAGTTAGGAATTTTACAAAATAACTCAAGGTGGGAAAACAAGATGTTTTAGGTAATGCGTGGTTGCTCCTTTGCTTTGAGACTGGTTTAGTTCAATAGCATGAAGAAAATGACCCAAATTCTGAATCTTTTCTGTGTTTGCCAGTTAAAGAGACGAAGGGGACCCTATAGGCTGCAGAGTCCTGAATGCAATTGTTTGCACTAAGCTGGGAAAGTGAAGCTTAAAGGGAACCACTCATGATCCAAAGTACACCATATCATGTGTCCCGTCATATGATGACTTCTGTCAGAGGCTGAGATGGTTGAATTTTCAAGTGTAGACATCAATGCTCTACCTGCATATGCCAAAGCACAAGGacagaaatgaaatatttttgatgaCTAAATTAAAGCAAACCTAATCTGAAGATGACTGACAAACCCGCAGCAACACTAAAGGCCTTGGAAAGCATCTGTAGGGTGAAAACTCAGCATTTGGTGATATCTGTGACCTCCTGAATCTCCACACTCATGGCTGTAAACTGGAATTCCTGGAATATGCAGCCAGTccctgtccatcctcctcaATTCCAGACAGTTCTCTAATTTACAGTACATAAAATGCATCACCCCGCATTACTCAGTATGGGCACTAGAGCAAAGGTGTTTCTAACCTCTTCATTcattctcatttcctctctgaacAGCATGAATAGAGCTCATTGTGAAACCTGGGGCCCTGATCCTCAATCCTGTGATGGGCATCTTTTACATCTGCGTGACACTCACTCCACAtgttaaataaatgtcaaaaattCAAAAGGTAGCATATTAAAACCACAAAAGAAGTGGAGGACTGGGCACAAAACCCTGTATTCTAACGATGCCTTTCATCCACTGCtttccattttaatttctttttttaatgcataaatGTGTACGACTACTATCCATCTGTGCTGGAAGAAAAAAGCTAAACGGCACCACacaaataaaagtgtttgtcATCCTGTGACAGGCTAACTCCACGTAAAAATTCTCTCAAGTAAAGAATGTAAAGGTGATGCTAACTAAAAGTAGCACATCTATCAGTTAAAAATTTACCACATGTTGAATTTCCCCTATAGGTTATTCATTTTGAGTCTATTTCAGAAAATCATGTTCATAATTGGGACTGTTATATAGCTTCGTTGCAAACGGGCCGATACATTTCAAGCATTTATTTCTTCAAATTTTGTTAGGTGTAGCTTACAGGAGATGACAAGCCTACATTTAGTATCTTGGGAAACTTAAATATTACTTTagccacaacagcaacaaaatatgTCAGACTGCTGAGTATGAACACGTAGAGCATTCAGTACTTTATATCCCATAGTTCTGCACTGAGCCAAGGCTCGGTTTTCCACAGATCCACAAGGTGTTAATGTTCAAGGTTTTATCAAAAAATACAGTTCCTCATTAAAGTGCCCCTtcttatggtttttttttaagttaatgtGGAACATGGAGTGGTGGAATAGGCTTTAAGGGATATGAAACGGAGAGTCAAGGACAGTGTTGCATTCGGGAGATTTGCATGGAGCTTAGAGGGTTTTGTGTTGGAGAGTTACTTTTTGGCAGAGGCCATTCATCTTTACAATAGTATTTTTTTTCAATGTAATTTTGAAAAAAGGTTTAACACATAAATGTAAAATCATGCTAATTAGACACAAAAAGCTGAGATGGCCCCTCTTTAAATCCCTGAAACGTGGCAAACAGTGATGTAGAAGTAGAGGAGcaacaggcagaaaaaagaagttAATGAAAATAAGGACAAACAAGGAGAGAAATCACATGATGAGGAGGCTTTGACAGTGAAGAGTTAATGGAGAACAatcagaaggaagagaagaagcacCAGAAAATACAGCAACAGATGGAAGAAGAGTCCTAACAAAAACATGGATTGAGGGGAAATAGAGGACCAGGAACTGGAGGGGAGCAATTGGAAATGGATGAAGAGTAGAGGAAGGAGATCAGGAGATCATTAGCACCTGTCTCAACGGCATTCAAATCAACAAGTTCCCAATCAGAAGCTCTGGGTAAACACTCATGTACATCACATGACGTGTGCTTGCTCCCTTGCATCTGAATCTGGCAGAGTGCTGGAGTACAAAGCTGTGAAATATGTACTGGGAAAAGCCATCATAAGAAACACTACAGAGAGAAGCTAGGCAGCTTCTTCTCTGCTATGGACTCTGAGCGGATGGGCCAAGGTCTGCAACACATCACAGACCACAGAAC
This window harbors:
- the parvaa gene encoding parvin, alpha a isoform X2, with translation MLEIGVHRRADMGCGALCPPVSELQEEGINAINLPLSPTHYELDPEDTMLEENEVRTMVDPNSKNDRKLQELMKVLIDWINDVLVGERIIVKDLAEDLYDGQVLQKLFEKLEGEKLNVAEVTQSEIAQKQKLQTVLERINDSLKLSSRNIRWNVDSVHAKSIVAILHLLVALSQHFRAPIRLPDHVSIQVVVVQKREGILQSRQIEEEITGNTEALSGRHERDAFDTLFDHAPDKLNVVKKTLITFVNKHLNKLNLEVTELDTQFADGVYLVLLMGLLEGYFVPLYNFFLTPENFDQKVHNVSFAFELMQDGGLERPKPRPEDIVNCDLKSTLRVLYNLFSRYRNFD
- the parvaa gene encoding parvin, alpha a isoform X1 gives rise to the protein MASSPQKSPSSPKSPTPKSPSSRKKDDSFLGKLGGTLARRKKAKEVSELQEEGINAINLPLSPTHYELDPEDTMLEENEVRTMVDPNSKNDRKLQELMKVLIDWINDVLVGERIIVKDLAEDLYDGQVLQKLFEKLEGEKLNVAEVTQSEIAQKQKLQTVLERINDSLKLSSRNIRWNVDSVHAKSIVAILHLLVALSQHFRAPIRLPDHVSIQVVVVQKREGILQSRQIEEEITGNTEALSGRHERDAFDTLFDHAPDKLNVVKKTLITFVNKHLNKLNLEVTELDTQFADGVYLVLLMGLLEGYFVPLYNFFLTPENFDQKVHNVSFAFELMQDGGLERPKPRPEDIVNCDLKSTLRVLYNLFSRYRNFD